One Paraburkholderia phymatum STM815 genomic window, TCACATGCTCGTCTTGTCGATTGTTGGCGAATTATCGCATGTCCCTATAACAGTATCGAATAGCGATATCACGCCCGAGCGTTGCCCATCCGATCCCAGGCGTCGTCCACGCTACGCGGCAGCAGATGCTTTTTGATGCGCTCGCTCGCCGTCAGCTCGAAGCTTTCCACCGCCCGGTAATACCTCGGCAACTGAAAACTGGCGAGCCGCTCGCGCGCCCACGCGTGCATGGTTTCCCAGTCCACAGGGGCGTCCTTGAACTGCACGTTGAGCAGAATATCCTGCTCGCCGATCGCCGATGCGACGCCGATCGCCGCGCTGGCATGAACGGCCGGATGCTCCGCGAAAATGCGCTCGATTTCCCACGCCGATACGTTTTCGCCGCGCACCCGCATGCTGTCCGTCTGCCGGCCGATGAAGAAAAAATCGCCGTCGCCGTCGCGTCGCGCGCGGTCGCCCGTGTGCAGCCTGCCGTCGCGCAACGCGGCTCGGGTCGCGTCGGGATGCTTCAGGTAGGTCGGCAAAAACGTGCCCTCCACCTTGCTCGACAACACGATCTCGCCCGCTTCTCCGTGCTTCACGGGCTGGCCGTCCTCGCCGAGCAGTTCGATCTCGATCCACGGCAGCGCGCGGCCGATCGACCCTGGCTTCCCCGTCGCATTCGCCGTCGCGAAGCTCGAGCATTCGGTCATGCCATAGCATTCCCGCAGGCGCACGTTGAGCCGCCCCTGCACCGTCATCCACGCAGAGGCGCTCACGCCCGCGCCCCATGCGACGCGCAGCGTGTGCGTTTCAGCCTGCACGTCGGGCGGCAGTTGCATCAGGATATCGAGCACTCCGCCCAGGTAATGCAGGTGCGTCGCGCGGGCGCGCTGGATCTGCGCCCAGAACTGCGAGGCCGAGAAGCGCGGCACTGCGTGCAAGGTCACGGCTTCGAGGAACGGAAGCAGCAGCATCTGCGCACCGCCGATATGACACAGCGGCTCCCATAGAAACAGCCGGTCGCCTTCGCGCACATCGGCCACGCGCAGCGCGGCTTCGCCCGCGATGCGCATCATCCGGTGCGTGAAGACAACACCCTTCGGCGCACCCGTCGTGCCCGACGTATAGATGATGCACAGCGGATCGTGCACGCCGATATTCGGGCTCGTGAATGCGGCATGCGCTTCCTGCGCATCGAACGCGGGGATGCGCACGCGCCGCGTCGCAGCGCAATCGATCGTCGCGGTCACGGCCTCGAATTCGT contains:
- a CDS encoding AMP-binding protein produces the protein MHPYPEYFAHRHANDELDCVPLLAAGLRRAPSRTVAHFDDQPITCHDIARHVAQLQRWFAREGLEPGDRVAVMLSNSAEHVHLIYALVLSGLVWVPVNTKLRAAGLVYLLQHSEPKLLIIDDEFEAVTATIDCAATRRVRIPAFDAQEAHAAFTSPNIGVHDPLCIIYTSGTTGAPKGVVFTHRMMRIAGEAALRVADVREGDRLFLWEPLCHIGGAQMLLLPFLEAVTLHAVPRFSASQFWAQIQRARATHLHYLGGVLDILMQLPPDVQAETHTLRVAWGAGVSASAWMTVQGRLNVRLRECYGMTECSSFATANATGKPGSIGRALPWIEIELLGEDGQPVKHGEAGEIVLSSKVEGTFLPTYLKHPDATRAALRDGRLHTGDRARRDGDGDFFFIGRQTDSMRVRGENVSAWEIERIFAEHPAVHASAAIGVASAIGEQDILLNVQFKDAPVDWETMHAWARERLASFQLPRYYRAVESFELTASERIKKHLLPRSVDDAWDRMGNARA